A genomic stretch from Lathyrus oleraceus cultivar Zhongwan6 chromosome 2, CAAS_Psat_ZW6_1.0, whole genome shotgun sequence includes:
- the LOC127120072 gene encoding protein S-acyltransferase 10, which yields MTVVDICRRSSSLSNQTMDLCFRSFPCLSDPAQRSSSCLKLVLLLTHLIYAGVLFLFDGDLVEKTKKEPWFTALYLLLFVVTLGQYYAISISNPGYVLDVMKNLNKRNVVHTKTSEASNQPASSKNGSIVISIEGSQSEKGVAGSNATYWSKLVSGLYPPGSTIRTWTCTYCNVEQPPRAKHCHDCDKCVLQFDHHCVWLGNCIGQGNHCQFWWYLCEETAVCIWTGFLYISHLTAHITMVWWQDAIMILLLIALSISLIFLLLLLLFHSYLILTNQTTYELVRRRRISYLRGIPERVHPFSEGVCRNIYSFCCSYRFEPIPTPQEIEEKSRQYTCSDVVTCRCC from the exons ATGACCGTCGTCGATATATGCCGCCGTTCAAGTTCCCTTTCGAATCAAACAATGGATCTATGCTTCCGTAGTTTTCCCTGCCTCTCTGATCCTG CTCAAAGGTCTTCCTCGTGCTTGAAGCTGGTCTTGCTCTTGACCCATCTGATTTATGCTGGTGTTCTTTTCTTATTTGATGGAGATTTGGTGGAGAAGACTAAGAAAGAACCGTG GTTCACTGCTTTATACTTGCTGCTGTTTGTTGTTACTTTAGGACAATACTATGCTATATCTATTTCCAACCCAGG TTATGTCTTGGATGTCATGAAGAACTTAAATAAGAGAAATGTAGTACACACTAAGACATCGGAAGCATCAAA TCAACCAGCTTCAAGCAAAAATGGGAGCATTGTAATTTCCATCGAGGGGAGTCAGTCTGAAAAAGGTGTTGCTGGAAGCAATGCAACATATTGGTCAAAGTTGGTGTCCGGATTGTATCCTCCTGGATCAACAATCAG AACATGGACGTGCACCTACTGCAATGTGGAGCAG CCTCCACGGGCAAAGCATTGTCATGATTGTGACAAATGTGTTCTTCAGTTTGATCATCACTGTGTTTGGCTTGGAAATTGCATTGGCCAGGGTAATCATTGCCAATTTTG GTGGTACCTTTGTGAAGAGACGGCAGTGTGCATCTGGACTGGTTTCTTGTATATTTCACACCTGACGGCTCACATTACAATGGTTTG GTGGCAGGATGCCATCATGATACTACTCTTGATCGCGCTGTCAATTTCACTTATCTTTCTGCTTCTCCTACTGCTATTTCATAG TTATCTAATTCTAACCAATCAGACTACCTATGAACTTGTAAGGAGAAGACGGATTTCTTATCTAAG GGGAATTCCAGAAAGAGTGCACCCTTTTAGTGAAGGAGTTTGCAGAAATATATACAGCTTCTGCTGTTCATACCGTTTTGAACCAATACCTACACCGCAAGAGATAGAGGAAAAGTCAAGGCAATACACATGCTCTGATGTTGTAACTTGCAGGTGTTGCTGA